ttatttgactgagtaatgatatttttttttaatttccacatgataaaaattacaagtgttgatttagtagcagaaattcactaattaaatgtaaccttaaataaattaacatgactcattaagtaaaaaaaatcttcatgcagagatcaattgctcatctgtaaccagaagcacttgcagaagaccatcaaaatattgtcaagtataatcagtagcacacggagaaaaccatcaaaatattgacaagaatattcaggagcacacggagaaaaccaccataatattgtcaagaataatcgggagcacacggagaaaacaaccataatattgacaagaataatcgaaagcacacgaagaaaaccaccacaagttttctttgatatcataaaattacagaaaaaaattaataaaaaatttaaaataaaaaaaaatcacaaaatattcaaaaattgattttgctagcttgtgaacttctcattgttgagcaaagatagagttctagtccaagccagaatcaatttttgaatttttttttattttaaattttttattaattttttttgtaattttatgataacaaagaaaacttgtggcggttttctccgtgtgctttagattattcttgtcaatattatggttgttttctctgtgtgctcctgaatattcttgtcaatatttagatggttttctccgtgtgctcctgattatacttgacaatattttgatggtcttctgcaagtgcttctggttacagatgagcaattgatctctgcatgatggatttttttacttaatgagtcatgttaatttatttaaggttacatttacttagtgaatttctgctacttaatcaacacttgtaatatttttatcatgtggaaattaaaaaaagtatcattactcagtcaaataataatctctgagaaatctaagaagcactaacaggagggatgaacttctttctccttggagtctaacgaagccatccttcttttgcgatcgttagtgagcatcctgcatcccgcataaaataactaaatattatttacctgcaagcaacatgtggcgacatctgttgttgaaaagcagaactacatgcatcaagtacctttgcatgagatctattaattctcgctgatgaaatatgaaaaaaattatatttaagtaatggatataatttaaaacactcaattggtatcttgcatttgtctcagtaactaatatgaattccgatttgggatctgacgctgtatcgaaagaacatatgtgtaagttttgcagcaaagagattatcttgagaaagaataaaagacaacatgaagaatgactgtgttaataatcctctacgcaatatgataagttgtgttcgatgtagcaagtcgtttacgcggagagagagcttaaaaagacatggcagaacttgtaatgccaagcctgcgtacaagctagaggacaacgatgaatctactagactaaggaagagtgatctgcattacgacaataattttcctggctcttccgatctcgacaaagaacttaaattgaaggaggttgatgatttatggaagaatgaagacaatggaagaatccttaacgtgaaaaatgagaatatattccagccgaattcaagtagatctttcctactttgtaaaaatgatggactcctaaaaagtaagcatgaagacgatgaagacacttcaacatcatcaacagcgaattcttacggtaaattgggtgaagacgattccttctacggtgattgttacagtgactctgaggctgttgacaaagacatatactgtgatgaagcacctaaagcggacaagatcgaagaatgtggtggtgtcctgagaccgaaacgatggaaacgacgtgacatattaaataaatctgatcaagcttgtgatgatcactgtctcaaaaaatGGAAGTTACCCTggggttggtggtaaaacggaagacaccagggcagtggcgtagcgtgccatctcggcgcctggggcgggagacccattttgccgcccccattctataggtgcttacttaaaattaaatttcacatgcaatgaggtaccttttattgaagttaaaataggatgagcggttttacaagcggattctacgggccttatgagcagcgaagtcagaaataactttgtcaaaatcaatattagcagccaattcttgttcaatcgacaatatagccaagtttgatagtctagcggagctcatagtagatctgaggtaattttttattagcttcaacttcgaaaaacttctctcacaacttgcaacactaatcgccaaagtcaaatatatacgaatcaagatgactatatttggaaccgaaattccgagattcagtttttgaatgaactggaggagctccagtggtccattaccacttatatgttcctctgattcagaacaggcaacaacaacagaCTGctaaagacgcttccgctccatctgaaactcgtccttgtcgatgtcttctaatacatgggaaagatcacactcgaacttgctgtccaaaagtttcgctggcatcaaaaatccgaacttgtccgatatttcttgaatttgctggaatcgagtcgtcatttattgaatgatcttgtcgaatgatgcggtaatctctcgacggatttcctgttcgtgagacaaagctgcatcttcagaagattcatcgccatgcatgcgttttttcctgcgaattcttctcgttttcagttcgattccgagtttttcgcagagtcttagcaaagtcaattgcttcttgtacgaaacggtctctactttccactaagagggttttcaaagcgcagagtttctgagcacacttatccacacttagtcctcgttgctgcaggtaaatctgtgcgtcatctacttcaggtagcactgcagcccaaaagccaagaaaagttaggaagttaaatgactgcatggctgtcaggagaagactggctcccgatcttgtttcggaagtttgagatgaatctgttaattgttccagtacctcaagaactacctcaaacttatttttaagcatcttgacagctacttgtctagcgctccagcgcgtttcagtgactcgttttaatgcttgacctgtgacggcaaccaaagcgttccatcgaacagttgatgcggaaaagaaggcaaacagcttctccagagttccaaaaaatgtcacggaatccactgattcagaagcagcgtgtaccccagccaagtttagtgagtggtttgtgcatgcaacgaatatagctttcggattcggtgctttaatccgggcttgaactccattgtggatccctgacattgtggcagcattgtcataagcctgtcctctcagattctgtatgtccagtccgtctaatgttatcttcgcgattatatcgttgctgagatcttctgcattttttccttttggttcgaagaagtcaatgaaagattctaccacggcgactttttctccttcgatatgtacgtatcgcagaacttggctcatttggtcattgtgggagatgactggtgtgctgtcgaagattacgcaataatatttagcttcttgaatacgacggatgatggtggatcgaacttgctgtcccagtaagtttataaattcattctgggtttctggagatagatacgaaactgagactcttgctcccagctttatctttgtcaggtgttccattagaagagggtcgtatttagctaggaggtgcactaactccagaaagttcccgcgattgccactatcatctcctcgaatgtcttctcgatgtcctctgaaggccagattctgtttggctaagaactggataatattcagcaacctgtacagtacatccctccacttcttctcctcactttcgaaaacttcttgttgtttctgatcgatggttgctttacagttcaggcgaacttccaactccttccatttcaagaagctctgttcatggcccaggctattttcatggtctcctattcttggatttagcttccaccatttgttgaatccttcttcagatgcgaagttagagccggtattgccaaacagcttgcaagaaaaacaatacaaggattgcttcaaaggcgagtacaccatccatgttcggagaaccttttcgccgttagataatggtttgtagaaccactctttggttagttttcgggtaccgcctttcgttgaagtccctgagcgaacaacatcggcaaatttggaatcgatgtgctgtactgagtcagatccgcgacatactagaagcgttcttacttcgtcggtcataggagaaggccagcaacctacatcgtcgagattcacatctttgatttcggcaggagcagaaggcacgatttcaattatgtgttctttggcaacattcactttttctgcaggctatgactagatgcttgaggtacttttaatgagtcgacttcgtcttgaccctgctctgtggtgggaccagaactacttcgaactgcgacggcaggtacgtcttcttcttgtacctgtaaaataagttatgtattctcatgaatattggccggaggacacgttcgaatttcaaataagtattttatctatcacaaaacaaaagtggttttggtgacggcgcggtttgccgggcttataggaaaatttacaaaaaaaattgattttgtatggcagctaccttttttagagtttcccggtaaaaactgactgagtaagccatgttatagatgttattaaaagataaaatgacgagaaatttgagaaaaatcgttggcgccatttttgagctaaatgaaaaattatgttttctttgtatgacaggtaccataaataatcaagatatccaaaaacaaaaaaaaaaaatattcctagactactactagatttacaaaacatcccctattgaagttttaaattcaagtagcaggacaaaattcagtcgtaaacttaaaaagatgtaccttaactcaatgtaatttatgttaatatactccatactttttaaacaataatcaatgttcaaacagctattagagcaattttaagtgtattataaaataagatttaatgtacgaatgtgactccgtactcgcagacaaacctaggtgaataggttttgcgagactaatgtaagaaatattgtaacttttgtaaacaataaataaataataataataataataataatataggagttttactgtgtcccggtttgcggaagttgtttggtttgccctgggttaaggtcaaactttacagtacaatgcgtagtactaaattcaatgagtgcgaaagagagccatcgacacgggccgacgcgtgaaacaaaagattttgtatgagtaatgaacacaatgagtgccgctcaactcggctcgcgcgcgccgggcggcgcggcgtgatgcgatgttgccgttcgtatgtaaacaaacaaacgttataaagagctctgtcagtgattttgcagtttttcttttaaataaatattaaaaaatagttggtgcgtaaaattttagataaaaatggaacattatagtgtgtctgacacatgtaatggatgaatcatagatcagatctcaacccgcttcaccggcgacccgcccccgcgggttgccgcccggggcgggccgccccctccgccccacccacgctacgccactgcaccagggatcataatatttattataaacgtgcaagggtgagggtggtagaagagaatgattacacatcatggaaatatcCGAACATATTGGTTGAAcgactaagacttctacatggttcgctttatgcaggaaactattcgtgcatcaaagaaatatccttcatactcaaagaactgagaaaagctggctacatacaataatggcttgttttactggcatttgtataatgtaaagaaataaattaaataatataattataaaaatttatttttttatttcttttattctgatttctaactaagatttagttctcgtaacttgtgcttcctttttgccttttcgttgatggtgcttccaaatgtgcttccctttttttgatggtgcttccaaatgtgctgccgttttgttgatggtacttccaaatgtgctgccttttcattgtcggtgcttccaaatgtgctgtcttttcgttgtcggtgcttccaaatgtgctgccttttcgttgtcggtgcttccaaatgtgctgccttttcgttgtcggtgcttccaaatgtgctgccttttcgttttcggtgcttccaaatgtgctgccttttctttgtggtgcttccaaatgtgctgccgtttcgttgtcggtgcttccaaatgtgctgccttttcgtttacggtgcttccaaatgtgcttcccttttttgttggtgcttccaaatgtgctgccgttttgttgatgttgcttccaaaatgttcttcctttttgttaatgatgctgcctttttgattggattcttggtaCTCTTGTAAGCGTAgaaaacatgatccgttggttcagttgaatataattagctgacgatgaggaaggtcgtgaggttcggaaataactggtatatacgtctgacattgattatgacccggtctctcggtccgaagacgcttggtctatatgtatggctttgtacatgaacggtttagaggttattcagactTCCGAAAAACTAGattttcatgttaggcttatcggcaacgtatttaattcgtcgaactttgtcgtacattgacttgtgttttatttttgaagagagaatgatttataaactccgcgaaaggtaatggaaaaacagaatattaaatttatttaatatttagttacacttgtcactgttcaagtatcgcttcgaggcaggaatccagcgattcaatatgtaaattaatgagtgatttttttaatgaattttgaatttttttcccgaatttctagctaaataattacacgatttcaagatggcgcccaaatttcaagatggcgggggctcctcggtaataaatgtttactgcactctagcgggttggaattaaattattcagatggaaatgtactctataagacgagtacatgcacaagatggtgtactccagcaggtggtagctccaggtagcatgtactgaacttaaaatgttggatcAATGATGGttgtcaaggacaaagtcaaatttcaaggtcaaggtcaaatttcaaggtttaggtaaaatttcaaggtcaaggtaaaatttcaagctgaaggtcaaaggtcaagtccaaggtcaaattttaagggcaaggtcaaatttcaaggtcaaggtcaagtttcaaagtcaaggtcaaatttcaagggcaagtttcaagggcaaggtcaaagttcaaggtcaaggtcaaagttcaatgccagcagttgaggacaagggtatggtgaccagataattatactaacatggtatcggcacaatctggcggacgaaaacaagatggtggtctccagcggatgaagacaagatggtggacatgtcgtcataccagctgacgatatatgcaccttggtagatcagtctgtaggtggcttctgtggaggatcggtgttttttttaatttgttgctcttagcggtttcgaaccaaggacagggatcgaactaatcaatcggtattctaataagtaaattttttgatgaattttggaatttttcttgaatctctagcattaaaattacggattttcaaggtggcggccgtcacgaaaagtgcaacggtgtttttaaggatatttattatttaattcgtttgattaatttttttaatgatttttaaattttttcccgattttctaacataaaaattacggattttcaagatggcggaagtgacgtcatgttacctgacggtatatatatgctattaacaaagtggtgggggccagtttgccagcgtccactgtgagggaagaaTCGGtcgtcatcttttttttttttgccctcaccaggttcgaaccgaggacttagctccatgtcataaatgtttgtttttttaatatttttattaaaattttattaaatgaatttttttatactttttaaaatttttttcattaaaatcggataataattaaagattttcaagatggcggccgtaacggaaattgaaacggtgacgtcatacttcaaaatggcggataacacaacgccggaatgttcgagaaaacgaaatgacgtcatccaaaatggcggatccaagatggcggccgtgatctacttgtcccgttacgctgtgcccagttacgctgtgtcccgttacattgtgtcccgttacgcttatccaagatggccgccaagacgtcacaattcaacatggcggaaaacaccacagacaccacaccctacccagtccccggacatacattcctatactactacacTGCAATTAATAATCTGGTCATTTATGCATAGCTTATAAAAATAACTGAGCCTCTAactaatgaaatatatttaaaagaagtTGCAGCAGTTGCTCATCTTGATCCGGCACCCCGTGGAACCCTGGGAACGCTGGTGTTCCTCACCACACAGGTGCCTGTCGAGCCGTCCGTGTGGCCGGCGCAGAGGTGTCCTGCTCGGATGGCCACCCACTTGCCGTACTTGGCCTGGCACGCGGAGTTGTCGCGCAGCGGGATCTGGGACTCCAGCAGGCGCGCGACGAGCGAGCCCTGGACCGCGGCGTGCCCCCAGCCTGTGACCATGCACCGCAGCGACGTCGAGAAGACTGCCCCTGCTTCCGGCAGGCAGACTGTGCCCGCAGCCTCTTCCTCGGGCCCGATCTTCCGCGACAGCTTCAACAGGGCTGGAGCAATCACCACCATTGCTGGTCATGCTAGCATAACAGTGAGGAGGGGGTTATTATTTTCTTCAGAAATAAGAAACTGTTCTTTTTCCTTTTCTTATTTTGAACGtttaagtgtgcaaaatttcatcaagaagtaccaaGATTATATTTAAGAAGGGGGATGGGGTGTTTTTTCGAAAATTTCATTAAGCTCGCAGTCAACCTGTGATTTGTATATTGACTTGGGATCACAGCATATTTCTGAACTGTTGTAGGCCTACCGTACACTTTTATGTTTATTGGCTATAACTGTTAACATGACATGTTCAAATCGCATAATTTGCATGGTTTCACATGAATTCTATAAGCAATAGAATGCCATTAAATTCAGGATAAATCCATACATAAAAAATCCCaaaactcacccccccccccccaaatcaaggAAACAGGTGCTACTTACTGattcccccctccctcttttcCTTCCCCATCTACCTTTCACACGCATGTCCTGGGTGAAAATAGCTCCTTTTGAACAGACACTTCTGAATTGTAAAAGAATTGGGAAAATTTGGTTATAAGTTATAATTGATGGTCCATAAGTCcagtatttgtaatttttataaaaggtaTGATAATAACATTACACTTTTTTCAAATGGATTTTGTTATGCTGATGTACGTCAAAAGTTAAATATCACTTATGGTAGGGCCTGTGCAGTTACTAGCTCAGATCGTCtagataattaatatatatatatatatatatatacatatatatacatacatacatacatacacacacatatatatagtagCTGAACTTTCATGCTATGTTTTAAATACGTCATATTAGAATCAGAGACCAACAACGAGATTACCACTGTGGTTTACACAGCAAGAGGACTCATGAAACAGAATACACTCAGCTAATTCTCTCATAAGATTTTCATAAATTTGAGTTGTATCTGTATTTGCTTGTTGATAGTGTTGCTACATACAAATACACAAGTAAGTATATACATATACGAATATGCAAAATATTCTTGTAGACTTGTGTAGTACCTTGaaacatttaaatattgcaaAACTTAGTTTTCATGGAACGTTGGCTAGTTTCGTAGTTCAGATTTcatgataaattatttttcctcTTTTAACGAGtgctaaaatttataatatagatATACGTTCTGGAAAAAAAGCATGcacataaaatgaaatatttacttCCAGGCACTGACTTACCGATATCGTTCTGATAGTTGTTGAAACGTTCATGTACGAATATCTTCTCGATGGGTACTCTAACTTCTGTTTCTTCATTGACATCTCTGTCCCACTCTCCAAATACAGCTGTCCACAATGCAGCTAATGGTAAACTGAATACGTCACTGTACAGATAAGAtaggaccacatattttgtgtagcagctcatttatgcaattttatgtagtttttttttctatgtgtaaaATATGTCATTAGTTAGCCAATATTCCATCATAAAAACAGTCATTgcatataaattattacataaatttccTAATAATAAATAACCTACTCGCGAAGTCAAAGATAAATGGGTGGCCATGCAAACAAATTATTCATATTGGAAAGTATTCTctcaccagaagaaaaaaaattgggacaCAATATTCTGTGAAAGTTAAGATTAAAATCGGGACAAAACGGATTAAaggacatttttttaaagaaacactTTCTAATTGCGAGGAATATTCACGCTCATACGGTGAGAAGGGTGGGTTGTGTATGTTTATATACATTCGGCGAGCAGGCTTAGCTACAACTCGTGAACACTGAGTTGGTTGGTTTGTAAATCTCTTTGATCTTGACCGTACCATATTCTTTAAGGGATATTGCTCCACTTcatctttaatatttttgtatttgtttgtaaataa
This genomic window from Bacillus rossius redtenbacheri isolate Brsri chromosome 6, Brsri_v3, whole genome shotgun sequence contains:
- the LOC134533190 gene encoding trypsin-1-like isoform X4; the protein is MYIYSTLVPIRTRCPRYLFRVSLELLHPRHGYIGHWCGGVLIYSQWVLTAAHCIHNDVFSLPLAALWTAVFGEWDRDVNEETEVRVPIEKIFVHERFNNYQNDIALLKLSRKIGPEEEAAGTVCLPEAGAVFSTSLRCMVTGWGHAAVQGSLVARLLESQIPLRDNSACQAKYGKWVAIRAGHLCAGHTDGSTGTCVGDSGGPLQCKQHGRWFLAGITSFGSGCAKPGYPDVYTRLSFYLPWIMKKINSTSSSH
- the LOC134533190 gene encoding chymotrypsin-like elastase family member 2A isoform X3, encoding MKIHRKLRKGWILCCVFCLFPLTSLKECGISKSASRRQPRNVITWTGRIISGQESPKGAWPWQVSLELLHPRHGYIGHWCGGVLIYSQWVLTAAHCIHNDVFSLPLAALWTAVFGEWDRDVNEETEVRVPIEKIFVHERFNNYQNDIALLKLSRKIGPEEEAAGTVCLPEAGAVFSTSLRCMVTGWGHAAVQGSLVARLLESQIPLRDNSACQAKYGKWVAIRAGHLCAGHTDGSTGTCVVRNTSVPRVPRGAGSR